The window GAGAGTTTTCTACTAAACTTAATGATATTCCCTCTTATACTGGTTGGGGCATTTATAGGAGTAAGGCTTGTTAAATTTGTTCCTGAAAAATCCTATAGGCTAATGATGATAGGAGTTACAATTATTGGTGCAGCAAGACTCCTCAGTTGAAGTTCTGGATGCATAGTTGAAGAAAGGCTTCGACTTAAAATTATGTGTAAATTAAATTACCATCCATTTTTATACTCCAGGAAATAATAAAGTGGAATATAATCCCCATTATACTGACCTCTGTTAAGAAGGTATTTTAGACTAACCCCTATTCACGTATCTGTAGTAATACAGCCTTAAATAGACTATTTAAAAATTGGAATTGGGATATTGTTTGAAATAGAAAAAAATGTCCCCCATAAATAGAGTACAATACCATTGATAGAGGAAATTATATTAAATTTAAACCAAATTTGGGGAACCATCCATTTTCTTAAACATAACTATACAGGCAGAACATTTTGTTACTAAACCTTCTGATATGCACTTTTTACACATTTTAAATTCTCCCAATTTTTTTAATTTATTTTACTGGACTTGTGCAAAAATATTTCAGTTTACAATTCACACTTCATAATCTTAAAAAAACTACTTAAAAGAACCTAAAGCCTAAATATCTAATCTGAAGATATATGAAAAATAGTTCTAAACAACGATTTTTAAAATCATATTAAATTTTCACAAGTCGAATTACTGAATAAACTAGCAGACTCTCTGGAACAAATTAAACTGTAACCATGAAACGGGACACTAAATAAAAGTGTGATTTGTTTCATGGTTTTTTGTATACTTAAAAATAAAATGAAGAATTGAGCAAACAAAAGGATAAAACGGATAATGGCAAATATAGAGGTAAGAGTTAGGTTGTAAGCAGGATAAATTTGAATTGCTGATAGACTGCTGGTTTTGCATCGACTTTCCCACAGCTCTTTATTTTCGTTCTCTTTTAAGGGTGTTTTTCTGTCTTGGAAAAGCAATAGTTCAAACTCTAGGGGTGATTTTGTGCTTGTGAAAATTGGAAAATTCGTTCAGAAATTTCATAAAATAATTTTGACTGCCTCCCTTGCGGTCACTTTTGTTATGTTGTTTTTTATGAGTAGACTTCAGATGAATATGCAGTTTACAGATCTTCTTCCAAAGACTGAAAAAACTGTCATATCATATAAAAATGCCATGAAGAACTTTGATACGCTAGATTCCATAGTTGTGGCAGTAAAAGGCCAAGAGGAAGATATAAAAAACTTTCTAAAAAAAGGTGTCAGGGGTATAGAAAAGATAGATGGAATCAAGACGATATCCTATGAAAACCAGGTGGAATTTATGGAGGAAAATATCTTTCTTCTGATGAAAGAGAGAGATTTGAAAAATAGAGAAAAGGCTTTGACAGGAGCTAGTTTAAAAGATTTTTTTTACGGAGTAAATGAGGGTTTTGAAAAGGAATATATTGATGAATCAGAAAGTGGAAAAATAGATAAGGACAGGGTTAAACTCTTAAATTTTCTGGATTTTCTGGAAGAGATAATCCTAAAAATAAAAAAGGACAGAATAAGCCCAGAAGATGCAAAAAAGTTTCTGAGAGGTGAAAGATATATTTTATCTCCAGATAAAACTATGGGCTTGCTACTTGTAAAATCTGCAGTAAGTATAGATGATTTTGAAAATGTGATAAAAACAGTGAATGCCTTAGATGAATATTTTCAGGAAAAATCTAAAAAATACAATGTAAAAATTGAAATGACAGGTATTCAGGTGCTCTCAAGGGATGAAATGGTGATCTCTCAGAGAGATATGAGAATTTCTAGTTTTTTATCTCTGGTTCTGGTTCTTGGGATATTTATTCTTAGCTTTAAAATATTAAGATATTCTCTGCTAGCTCTTGTACCTCTCATCACTGGAATAATATGGGCAATGGGCTTAACTTATCTCATCATAGGAACACTCAATATGATGACTGCCATGATGGGAGCCATACTAATAGGTCTGGGAATAGACTATTCGATACATATAATATCTGTCTTTCTTGAAGAGAGAGACAGTGGGATGAGTATAGAAAAAGCGGTATCGTCCATATACTCTAAGGCGATGAGAGGAGTGGCCACAGGAGCGGGGACAACAGCGGTAGGTTTTTTTATGTTTGTTTTCAGTGATTTTCCAGGCTTTCGAGAGTTTGGACTGGTTTTAGGACTGGGGATAATATGCACGCTGGTATCGGCGGTTTTTTTACTTCCATCTTTACTCATGATTTATGGTGGTAAAATAGGCACAAAAAAATCTAAGAAAAGCCTGTTTTTAGAAAAAGGCGAATACTTTCTCATAAGTAGAAAAAAAAGTTCACTTCTCATCGTTGTTCTTATACTTATAGTTCTAGGATCAAAGGCAGGTAAAGTGGAATTTGAAAATGATATGCTGAAAATAGAACCTAAAAATCTTCAGAGTGTCGCCTTAAACAGGGAAATTATAGATAA is drawn from uncultured Ilyobacter sp. and contains these coding sequences:
- a CDS encoding MMPL family transporter, which encodes MKIGKFVQKFHKIILTASLAVTFVMLFFMSRLQMNMQFTDLLPKTEKTVISYKNAMKNFDTLDSIVVAVKGQEEDIKNFLKKGVRGIEKIDGIKTISYENQVEFMEENIFLLMKERDLKNREKALTGASLKDFFYGVNEGFEKEYIDESESGKIDKDRVKLLNFLDFLEEIILKIKKDRISPEDAKKFLRGERYILSPDKTMGLLLVKSAVSIDDFENVIKTVNALDEYFQEKSKKYNVKIEMTGIQVLSRDEMVISQRDMRISSFLSLVLVLGIFILSFKILRYSLLALVPLITGIIWAMGLTYLIIGTLNMMTAMMGAILIGLGIDYSIHIISVFLEERDSGMSIEKAVSSIYSKAMRGVATGAGTTAVGFFMFVFSDFPGFREFGLVLGLGIICTLVSAVFLLPSLLMIYGGKIGTKKSKKSLFLEKGEYFLISRKKSSLLIVVLILIVLGSKAGKVEFENDMLKIEPKNLQSVALNREIIDKFDFSSDSTIIVSENLEEAQRIFDRADKLKSIGVISSITSYLPSEEKQKKRLEAGKRIKEKIGNAPDSEIYIGELAEELVRLENNLIELGDLSYIGGEEDIRQRCDEILEGGLISELVENIDSYRENLEKSQKVFIGELQSIIRKSNTEKTLGLKDLPGKIKDEFVGKTGTYISTFYPKEDIWKSDFQKIYMKEIDTLGENTTGSAKIFLKVIEISATEGKKILILTLGAIYLFLLADFRSLKYATAAILPMVFSILGTLGVMGWTGFKFDMVNIIGIPLIIGIGVDDGVHIIHRYLVDKNIFVALKSTGKAVTLTTITTIAAFGTLMLAKYRGFVHFGILLTIGVVFAYLLTVSLLVSLISLVDRIEKNSEGDKL